A window of the Deltaproteobacteria bacterium genome harbors these coding sequences:
- a CDS encoding DUF4258 domain-containing protein: protein MIKDEVARAIQNGSIEWQKHALERMLEREISRDMVKRVLLSGEIIEDYSEQKPYPGALFLGWVNEKPLHVVIALDEYNNICFIITAYTPDLEHFETNFKTRRNRGNQ from the coding sequence ATGATAAAAGATGAGGTGGCAAGGGCCATTCAGAATGGATCAATCGAGTGGCAGAAACATGCCCTTGAGAGAATGTTAGAACGAGAGATTTCCAGAGACATGGTCAAACGGGTGTTGCTCTCGGGAGAGATTATTGAAGACTATTCAGAACAAAAGCCTTACCCGGGTGCTCTATTTTTAGGTTGGGTTAATGAGAAGCCCTTGCACGTCGTTATTGCCCTTGATGAATACAATAACATTTGCTTCATCATTACTGCCTATACGCCTGATCTGGAACATTTCGAGACCAATTTTAAAACAAGGAGGAATCGTGGTAATCAATAA